One genomic segment of Arachis duranensis cultivar V14167 chromosome 4, aradu.V14167.gnm2.J7QH, whole genome shotgun sequence includes these proteins:
- the LOC107482951 gene encoding probable carboxylesterase SOBER1-like (The sequence of the model RefSeq protein was modified relative to this genomic sequence to represent the inferred CDS: added 41 bases not found in genome assembly), with protein MKFMPLNLIKAILVLLVTLTSAVFFVFQSPQTQNPSSSLSTMSSSSSSSSVGRSFVLWLHGLGDSGPANEPIKNLFTSPQFRNTKWLFPSAPNAPVTCNYGHVMPSWFDIHEIPITADSPQDESGLLKAVKNVHATIDKEIADGTNPNNVFICGFSQGGALTLASVLLYPKTLGGGAVFSGWVPFNSSSSIIGQITPEAKRTPLLWSHGIIDRTVLFEAGQAGPPFLEKIGVGCEFKAYPGLAHSISNEELRNLESWIKTRLQSSS; from the exons ATGAAGTTTATGCCTTTGAATTTGATAAAAGCCATTCTTGTGTTGTTAGTCACACTTACCAGCGCAGTTTTCTTCGTGTTTCAGTCCCCACAAACCCAAAACCCTTCTTCATCTTTGTctaccatgtcttcttcttcttcttcctcttcagtGGGTCGAAGCTTTGTTCTCTGGCTTCACGGTTTGGGTGACTCTGGCCCTGCCAACGAACCCATCAAGAACTTGTTCACTTCCCCTCAGT CCTGTCACTTGCAACT ATGGTCATGTAATGCCCTCATGGTTTGACATTCATGAGATTCCTATAACTGCT GACTCTCCACAAGATGAGAGTGGTTTGCTTAAAGCTGTTAAGAATGTGCATGCTACAATAGACAAGGAAATAGCTGATGGCACAAACCCTAATAATGTATTTATCTGTGGATTCAGTCAAGGAG GTGCATTGACCTTGGCTAGCGTTCTGCTTTACCCAAAAACTTTAGGTGGAGGTGCAGTATTTAGTGGCTGGGTACCATTTAACTCATCTTCGTCCATCATAGGACAAATTACACCCGAGGCAAAGCGG ACACCACTATTATGGTCCCATGGGATTATTGATAGAACAGTCTTGTTTGAGGCTGGACAAGCAGGTCCCCCTTTCCTTGAAAAAATTGGTGTTGGCTGTGAATTTAAG GCTTATCCTGGTCTTGCTCACTCAATAAGCAATGAGGAACTCCGAAATCTGGAGTCGTGGATCAAGACACGCCTACAGAGTTCTTCGTAA
- the LOC107482952 gene encoding uncharacterized protein LOC107482952, whose amino-acid sequence MKKLYRKGTVHPSPPIISDQLSFLPATILTLTAALTPEDREVLAYLISCSSSSNNPRRTTTTTSRSSSASGGGDHAPVFSCNCFRCYMSYWVRWDASPNRQLIHEIIDAFEEWLAHKGGKKHHNNGGRKDKRNKRGSNSNKMQQSGELLNRSESVPSSESTESSSSTDLESVVVAVENSSNDSDEDGERVEEDEKGSVRRFVSFIGERIWGAWGQ is encoded by the coding sequence ATGAAGAAGCTTTACCGAAAAGGAACCGTTCACCCGTCACCGCCCATCATCTCCGACCAACTCTCCTTCCTTCCGGCCACCATCCTCACCCTCACCGCCGCCCTCACGCCAGAAGACAGGGAAGTCCTCGCATACCTCATTTCCTGCTCATCCTCCTCCAACAACCCCCGccgcaccaccaccaccacttcaAGGAGCAGCTCCGCCTCAGGCGGCGGTGACCATGCTCCAGTCTTCAGCTGTAACTGCTTCCGTTGCTACATGAGTTACTGGGTGAGATGGGACGCTTCGCCGAATCGCCAGCTCATACACGAGATCATCGATGCGTTTGAGGAGTGGTTAGCTCACAAAGGAGGAAAAAAGCACCACAACAATGGAGGAAGGAAAGACAAGAGGAACAAAAGAGGCTCCAATAGCAATAAGATGCAACAGTCAGGCGAGTTGTTGAATCGGAGCGAGTCAGTGCCGAGTTCTGAGAGTACTGAGTCGTCATCGTCAACCGATTTGGAATCGGTGGTGGTGGCGGTGGAAAATAGTAGCAACGATAGTGATGAAGATGGTGAGAGGGTTGAAGAGGATGAAAAGGGTTCAGTGAGAAGGTTCGTGAGTTTCATTGGAGAAAGGATTTGGGGCGCTTGGGGACAGTGA
- the LOC107482950 gene encoding mitochondrial pyruvate carrier 4, producing MAASKLQALWNHPAGPKTIHFWAPTFKWGISIANIADFAKPPEKISYPQQIAVTATGVIWSRYSTVITPKNWNLFSVNLAMAATGMYQLSRKLRHDYSSEAAVAKE from the exons atggcGGCTTCAAAGCTTCAAGCTTTATGGAATCACCCAGCTGGTCCCAAAACTA TTCACTTCTGGGCACCAACATTTAAGTGGGGTATCAGCATTGCCAATATTGCCGATTTTGCAAAACCACCTGAGAAAATTTCCTATCCTCAGCAAATAG CTGTTACTGCTACTGGAGTTATCTGGTCACGTTACAGCACTGTTATCACTCCA AAAAATTGGAACCTATTCAGTGTAAATCTTGCAATGGCAGCAACTGGCATGTACCAACTCTCACGTAAATTGCG GCATGACTATTCCTCTGAGGCAGCTGTTGCAAAAGAATGA